From a single Aestuariibius sp. HNIBRBA575 genomic region:
- a CDS encoding VOC family protein, with translation MALVTLDKTINIAMSVKDRHVSAAWYENMLGFETMYHVDEAGWSELQTNTPGVTIGLGEHTKPVPGNCVPVFGIADLDDARGKLEQANVKFDGDTDVVEGMVKTATFYDPDGNALMLAQDLTGVAD, from the coding sequence ATGGCTCTTGTTACTTTGGATAAAACAATCAACATCGCGATGTCGGTCAAAGATCGTCACGTGAGCGCTGCGTGGTATGAAAACATGTTAGGCTTTGAAACCATGTATCACGTGGACGAAGCCGGCTGGTCAGAGCTGCAAACAAACACACCCGGCGTGACAATTGGGCTGGGGGAACATACCAAACCGGTCCCCGGCAATTGCGTGCCTGTGTTTGGCATCGCTGATCTGGACGATGCCCGCGGAAAATTGGAACAGGCTAACGTCAAATTCGACGGCGACACCGATGTTGTCGAAGGCATGGTCAAAACGGCCACATTTTATGATCCAGATGGCAATGCCCTGATGCTGGCCCAAGATTTAACAGGTGTGGCTGATTAA
- a CDS encoding aminotransferase has product MSRTKATFLPPVMEARRWLEGVDFSDRPLINVSQAAPVDPPPQQLRQAIADVALNVPDAHLYGPVLGLPALKSELATQWSAAYQGSITADQVGITSGCNQAFSATISMLCDQDDEVILPIPYYFNHRMWLDMQGVKTVPLQTGPDMLPDPAYAGELITPRTRAIALVTPNNPCGVEYPAELVRAFYNLCQDRGIALILDETYRDFDSRTGAPHDLFADPNWADTLIHLYSFSKAYRLTGHRVGAMVSSVARLEEAEKFLDTVAICPNQIGQYAALWGMQNLGAWVSGERDEILDRRAAIAEGFPTLEQQGWKLRGLGAYFAYLEHPFAMDSDDLARELVKQAGILVLPGTMFTPDGDADGKRQIRIAFANVDRAGITELFTRLAGLNL; this is encoded by the coding sequence ATGAGCCGGACCAAAGCGACATTTCTGCCCCCAGTCATGGAAGCACGCCGTTGGCTGGAGGGAGTGGATTTTTCCGATCGCCCCTTGATCAACGTCTCACAAGCCGCACCAGTTGACCCGCCGCCACAGCAATTGCGTCAGGCGATCGCGGATGTGGCACTCAACGTCCCGGACGCGCATCTATACGGTCCCGTATTGGGCCTGCCCGCGTTGAAATCCGAATTGGCCACGCAATGGTCAGCCGCCTATCAAGGGTCCATAACGGCTGATCAGGTCGGCATTACATCTGGCTGCAATCAAGCATTTTCAGCAACGATTTCAATGCTATGCGACCAAGATGACGAAGTCATCCTGCCGATCCCCTACTATTTCAACCACCGTATGTGGCTGGATATGCAAGGTGTGAAAACGGTGCCACTTCAAACCGGGCCAGATATGCTTCCTGATCCGGCATACGCTGGCGAATTGATCACACCACGCACTCGTGCGATTGCTTTGGTCACCCCAAACAACCCCTGTGGCGTTGAATATCCTGCTGAATTGGTCCGTGCGTTTTATAACCTTTGTCAGGACCGTGGCATTGCTCTGATTTTGGACGAAACCTATCGCGACTTTGACAGCCGTACCGGTGCGCCACATGATTTGTTTGCTGATCCCAATTGGGCAGACACGCTGATCCATCTTTATTCTTTTTCCAAGGCTTATCGCCTGACCGGTCACCGCGTCGGCGCGATGGTATCCAGTGTTGCCCGTCTGGAAGAAGCGGAAAAGTTTTTGGACACGGTTGCCATTTGTCCAAACCAAATTGGCCAATATGCAGCGCTTTGGGGCATGCAGAACCTGGGCGCATGGGTGTCTGGTGAACGCGATGAAATTCTGGACCGACGCGCCGCAATTGCCGAAGGATTTCCAACGCTGGAACAACAGGGTTGGAAACTGCGCGGGCTTGGGGCGTATTTTGCCTATCTGGAACATCCCTTTGCTATGGATTCGGACGATTTGGCACGTGAACTGGTGAAACAGGCCGGGATTCTGGTGCTGCCCGGCACCATGTTTACCCCTGATGGTGACGCGGATGGCAAACGCCAAATTCGCATCGCATTTGCCAATGTTGATCGCGCAGGCATCACCGAATTGTTCACACGTCTGGCAGGGCTTAACCTCTAG
- a CDS encoding peptidyl-prolyl cis-trans isomerase, translated as MAESKARRVGVWIIMGLLLVGLMGFGASNFGGTIRSVGTVGDQEIGLNEYASALTQEIRAFEAQANTPISFPQAQAIGLDRIVLQRLLSTAALDNETSRLGLSVGDDLIRNQLVQIDVFQGSDGNFDPAAYEFILERQDLTPAQFEATMRREMARTLLQGAVIGGIPSSDLYAKTLATFVGEQRDFGWVKLTEADLTETLPAPTEEELSAYYDANPDLFTSAEIRVFTYAWLTPDMILEEVTIDETSVRELYDDRIADFVRAERRLVERLVMPDQATADEAIAQIEVGGSTFDALVIDRGLTLTDVDMGDVAIDELGDAGEAIFAAQPGDVVGPFDTNFGPALFRMNAILSAQETTFEEAAPQLRNELAAGRAVRVIESARDGIEDLMAGGATLEDLQSRTDLVLEHLDWTETSQSGIAAYAAFRDAAQAAEVGAYPELMELEDGGVFVLRLDEIRAPELIPLEDVRDQLTQAWNAAAVQTALKTQADDLAEALKAGETPEGISLTAETDLTRRAFVGGTPRAFLTEVFAAEIGDAIVIEDVDGIIVARIDASRPPASDDAAVAAETLQISDQTAASIAQDLFDIYMNALQSNTDVHVDQAAINAVHASFQ; from the coding sequence ATGGCTGAGAGCAAAGCACGCAGAGTTGGCGTATGGATCATCATGGGGCTGCTGCTCGTTGGGTTGATGGGGTTTGGCGCGTCAAATTTCGGCGGCACCATACGATCTGTTGGAACTGTTGGTGATCAGGAAATTGGCCTGAACGAATATGCTTCAGCGCTGACCCAAGAAATCCGCGCCTTTGAGGCTCAGGCGAACACCCCGATTTCATTCCCTCAGGCTCAGGCGATTGGGCTGGACCGGATCGTGTTACAGCGGTTGTTGTCAACCGCCGCGCTGGACAATGAAACATCGCGATTGGGGCTGTCGGTTGGGGATGACTTGATCCGCAATCAATTGGTTCAGATCGATGTTTTCCAAGGCTCGGACGGGAATTTTGATCCCGCAGCCTATGAATTTATTCTGGAACGCCAAGACCTGACACCCGCGCAATTCGAAGCGACAATGCGACGCGAAATGGCCCGCACATTGCTACAAGGCGCAGTGATCGGCGGCATTCCATCCTCTGATCTATATGCAAAAACACTGGCGACATTTGTGGGCGAACAACGGGATTTTGGTTGGGTTAAACTCACCGAAGCCGACCTGACAGAAACCCTGCCCGCCCCAACCGAAGAAGAACTAAGCGCCTATTACGACGCCAATCCTGACCTGTTTACGAGCGCAGAAATTCGCGTCTTTACTTATGCTTGGCTGACCCCTGACATGATTTTAGAAGAGGTCACAATCGACGAAACCAGCGTGCGTGAACTGTATGATGATCGCATTGCCGATTTCGTGCGCGCCGAACGCCGTTTGGTGGAACGTCTGGTCATGCCTGACCAAGCCACCGCCGACGAAGCCATTGCCCAAATCGAAGTGGGTGGAAGCACCTTTGATGCGCTGGTGATTGATCGTGGTCTGACCCTGACGGATGTTGATATGGGGGATGTGGCAATCGATGAATTGGGCGATGCAGGCGAGGCAATTTTTGCCGCTCAGCCCGGTGACGTGGTTGGCCCGTTTGACACCAATTTCGGCCCTGCCCTGTTCCGTATGAATGCGATCCTATCCGCGCAGGAAACCACATTCGAAGAAGCCGCACCCCAGCTGCGCAACGAATTGGCCGCTGGCCGGGCTGTTCGCGTGATCGAATCTGCACGTGACGGTATTGAGGATTTGATGGCTGGCGGTGCAACGCTTGAGGATCTGCAAAGCCGCACTGATTTGGTTTTGGAACATCTGGACTGGACAGAAACGTCGCAATCCGGGATTGCCGCTTATGCTGCCTTCCGTGACGCGGCGCAGGCTGCCGAAGTTGGGGCATATCCTGAATTGATGGAACTTGAGGATGGCGGTGTTTTTGTCCTGCGTTTGGATGAAATCCGCGCCCCCGAGCTGATCCCGCTGGAGGATGTGCGCGATCAATTGACCCAAGCTTGGAATGCGGCCGCGGTTCAAACTGCGCTGAAAACCCAGGCCGATGACTTGGCCGAAGCGCTGAAAGCTGGGGAAACGCCAGAAGGCATTTCACTGACGGCCGAAACGGACCTGACTCGTCGCGCCTTTGTCGGGGGCACACCGCGTGCTTTCCTGACCGAAGTGTTTGCAGCTGAGATCGGCGATGCGATTGTCATCGAAGACGTTGACGGGATCATCGTCGCACGCATTGATGCCAGCCGCCCGCCCGCATCAGATGACGCCGCTGTGGCCGCTGAAACGCTGCAAATTTCGGATCAAACAGCGGCCAGCATCGCGCAGGACCTGTTTGATATCTACATGAACGCCTTGCAATCCAACACAGATGTTCATGTGGATCAGGCCGCCATTAATGCTGTGCATGCGAGCTTTCAATGA
- a CDS encoding winged helix-turn-helix transcriptional regulator: MDIKSLVNITSRAWAIPILSSLHSGVVGRQATLLTATGASRTAFAQSVDHLINIGLLERNPGHGHPLRPEFRLTQLGKEAAAIADKVQRVSTEDDQRLLRKTWTLPVLTSLQTPCHFSDIKRNLHTITDRALSQSLKSMEVKDWVQRSVDETARPPRSIYRAVNTGGVISRITGPEISLSRH; this comes from the coding sequence ATGGACATTAAATCACTTGTCAACATCACTTCTCGGGCTTGGGCCATCCCAATTTTATCGAGCCTGCATTCAGGCGTCGTCGGGCGGCAGGCGACGTTGCTGACCGCGACGGGCGCCAGCAGGACGGCCTTCGCCCAGAGCGTGGATCACTTGATTAATATTGGGCTGTTGGAACGTAATCCGGGGCATGGCCACCCCTTGCGACCAGAGTTTCGCCTAACCCAGCTTGGAAAAGAGGCGGCCGCCATCGCTGACAAAGTGCAGCGCGTTTCAACAGAGGACGATCAGCGATTGTTGCGTAAAACATGGACGTTGCCGGTGCTAACCTCGCTGCAAACACCGTGCCATTTTAGTGATATCAAACGAAATCTGCATACGATCACCGATCGGGCATTGTCCCAATCGTTGAAATCGATGGAGGTCAAAGACTGGGTGCAACGCAGCGTGGATGAAACAGCGCGCCCGCCGCGATCAATTTATCGCGCAGTGAATACCGGTGGTGTGATTAGCCGAATCACCGGGCCCGAAATCAGCTTGTCCCGGCATTGA
- the trpC gene encoding indole-3-glycerol phosphate synthase TrpC: MTATILDKIKAYKLEHVAACKAQKPMAEIEAAAKAASPTRGFANRLQDAARDGYGLIAEIKKASPSKGLIRVDFNPAELATAYEKGGATCLSVLTDAPSFQGADEFLMQAREATSLPALRKDFIYDPYQVAEARALGADCILIILASVEDGQAAELEDAALGWNMDVLLEVHDEAELERACMLKSPLMGINNRNLNTFETTLDTTRRLSRLVPGDRQIVCESGLFTPDDLSDMARYGARTFLIGESLMRQDDVEAATRALLSNPLKPQVM, encoded by the coding sequence ATGACCGCAACGATACTTGATAAAATCAAAGCCTATAAATTGGAACATGTTGCCGCGTGTAAAGCTCAAAAACCGATGGCCGAAATTGAAGCCGCCGCCAAAGCGGCCAGTCCAACACGTGGTTTTGCCAATCGTTTGCAGGACGCCGCGCGTGATGGCTATGGGTTGATCGCAGAAATAAAGAAAGCGTCGCCATCTAAAGGGTTGATCCGAGTGGATTTTAACCCGGCAGAATTGGCAACCGCCTATGAAAAAGGCGGCGCAACTTGTCTGTCTGTCCTGACAGATGCGCCCTCTTTTCAGGGGGCGGATGAATTTTTGATGCAAGCCCGCGAAGCCACGTCACTGCCTGCTTTACGCAAAGATTTCATCTATGACCCGTACCAGGTTGCCGAAGCGCGCGCGCTTGGTGCTGATTGCATCCTGATCATTCTGGCCTCCGTCGAAGATGGCCAAGCCGCCGAGCTAGAAGACGCAGCCTTGGGGTGGAACATGGATGTTCTGCTAGAAGTGCATGACGAAGCAGAGCTGGAGCGTGCTTGTATGTTGAAATCCCCACTCATGGGGATAAATAACCGCAATCTCAATACGTTCGAGACCACTCTTGATACAACTCGTCGGCTGTCGCGCCTTGTGCCCGGTGATCGGCAAATCGTCTGCGAAAGCGGCTTGTTCACACCTGACGATTTGTCTGACATGGCCCGTTACGGTGCACGAACTTTCCTGATCGGCGAAAGCTTGATGCGGCAAGATGATGTCGAGGCCGCTACAAGAGCTTTGCTATCTAACCCGTTGAAACCACAGGTAATGTGA
- a CDS encoding aminodeoxychorismate/anthranilate synthase component II, with amino-acid sequence MLLLIDNYDSFTYNLVHYLGELGADVVVRRNDALDVQEAMSMGASGIVLSPGPCDPAQAGICLALTHAAAETKTPLLGVCLGHQTIGEAFGGNVIRAHEIVHGKMGTVSHTGKGLFAGLPSPFQATRYHSLTVDRDTLPDCLEITAELDNGLIMGLQHRDLPMHGVQFHPESIRSEHGHAMLQNFLNVMKVPA; translated from the coding sequence ATGCTGCTTTTGATCGATAATTACGACAGTTTCACCTATAATCTCGTTCATTATCTGGGCGAATTGGGTGCAGATGTAGTGGTGCGGCGCAATGATGCGCTGGACGTCCAAGAGGCCATGTCGATGGGCGCGAGCGGAATCGTGCTGTCCCCCGGCCCCTGTGATCCGGCACAAGCTGGGATTTGTCTGGCTTTGACCCATGCGGCCGCCGAAACCAAAACGCCGCTTTTGGGGGTTTGTCTGGGCCATCAAACCATCGGAGAGGCCTTTGGCGGCAACGTTATCCGCGCCCATGAAATCGTGCATGGCAAAATGGGCACTGTGTCTCATACAGGCAAAGGCCTGTTTGCAGGGCTGCCATCCCCGTTTCAGGCCACGCGGTATCATTCATTAACGGTTGATCGCGACACCCTGCCCGATTGTCTGGAAATCACAGCAGAGCTGGACAATGGATTGATCATGGGGCTGCAACATCGCGACCTGCCCATGCATGGCGTTCAGTTCCATCCCGAAAGCATCCGGTCCGAACATGGTCATGCGATGCTGCAAAACTTCCTCAACGTGATGAAGGTGCCCGCATGA
- a CDS encoding VOC family protein, producing the protein MRFLKHTIGALCLTSGFAMAEPFQEVTIGVPVASIVEAEAWYLQLLGSDVEVLRPYPGVVEFKAAPGMWLQIFETDDQQTSGTVIRFLVEDIAETQTQHADVGLQSGEAIEVPNVVTFSEFSDPDGNALGLYDLP; encoded by the coding sequence ATGCGGTTTTTGAAACATACCATTGGCGCGCTGTGCTTAACCTCGGGATTTGCTATGGCGGAACCGTTCCAAGAGGTGACAATCGGCGTTCCTGTCGCCTCTATTGTCGAAGCAGAGGCATGGTATCTGCAACTTTTGGGCAGCGATGTAGAGGTTCTAAGACCCTACCCCGGGGTCGTCGAATTCAAAGCCGCGCCCGGGATGTGGTTGCAAATCTTTGAAACCGATGACCAACAGACATCGGGCACGGTTATCCGTTTTCTGGTCGAAGATATTGCGGAAACCCAAACCCAGCACGCTGATGTTGGCCTTCAATCGGGCGAAGCGATCGAAGTGCCAAATGTCGTGACATTTTCAGAGTTTAGCGATCCGGATGGCAATGCTCTGGGGCTGTATGATCTGCCCTGA
- the trpD gene encoding anthranilate phosphoribosyltransferase: MSDALKPIIYAASEGPLSRAQAQEAFEIVFEGQATPAQIGGLLMAMRARGESVAEYSAAAAAMRAKAVPVTAPEGAIDIVGTGGDGIGTLNISTATAFVVAGAGVPVAKHGNRNLSSKSGAADALAQMGVDVMVGADIVEAALAEAGIGFMMAPMHHPVMKYVMPVRQELGCKTIFNILGPLTNPAGVKRQLTGAFALDLIHPMAETLQSLGSEKAWLVYGADGTDEMSITGKTSVAALENDRIQSLEIHPEDAGLPTHHLAAILGGSPAENGVAFRALLNGTKGAYRDAVLLNAAAALVVADKANDLKQGVEIAEESIDSGWALASIETLARITSGTA; encoded by the coding sequence ATGAGTGATGCTCTAAAACCGATCATTTACGCCGCTTCCGAAGGCCCGCTTAGCCGGGCCCAAGCGCAAGAAGCCTTTGAAATTGTGTTCGAAGGTCAGGCAACCCCCGCGCAAATCGGCGGATTGCTGATGGCAATGCGCGCACGTGGTGAATCCGTGGCCGAATATTCCGCAGCCGCCGCCGCAATGCGCGCCAAAGCAGTGCCGGTGACCGCGCCAGAGGGTGCGATTGATATTGTCGGCACGGGCGGTGACGGCATCGGCACATTGAACATTTCCACCGCCACGGCCTTTGTTGTGGCGGGCGCGGGTGTGCCGGTTGCCAAACACGGGAACCGCAATCTCAGCTCCAAATCCGGGGCGGCTGACGCATTGGCGCAAATGGGCGTAGATGTCATGGTCGGCGCTGACATCGTAGAAGCCGCTCTGGCCGAGGCTGGCATTGGGTTCATGATGGCCCCGATGCATCATCCCGTGATGAAATACGTTATGCCGGTCCGTCAGGAACTTGGATGCAAAACGATCTTTAACATATTGGGACCATTGACAAATCCCGCCGGAGTGAAACGGCAATTGACCGGCGCATTTGCGCTGGATTTGATCCATCCGATGGCAGAAACCCTGCAATCACTGGGCAGCGAAAAGGCTTGGTTGGTTTATGGCGCTGATGGCACAGATGAAATGTCGATCACTGGCAAAACCTCTGTCGCAGCGCTGGAAAACGACCGCATTCAATCGCTCGAAATCCATCCAGAGGATGCGGGCCTGCCGACACATCATTTGGCGGCCATTCTGGGGGGCAGCCCAGCCGAAAACGGTGTTGCCTTTCGCGCCTTGTTAAACGGCACCAAAGGCGCCTATCGCGATGCGGTATTGTTAAATGCCGCCGCCGCGCTGGTGGTGGCAGACAAAGCAAACGACCTAAAGCAAGGTGTTGAAATCGCAGAAGAAAGCATCGATTCCGGTTGGGCACTTGCATCTATAGAAACACTGGCACGCATCACATCGGGGACCGCATGA
- the gpt gene encoding xanthine phosphoribosyltransferase: MSDRLPHEKGFHVSWDQMHRDSRALAWRLDGKGPGEGGAWKAIVAITRGGMAPAMIIARELDVRTVDTISVKSYDHQAQSSAAVLKSPDPDMMGDGTGILVIDDLVDSGKTLELVRSLYPNAHFATVYAKPKGEPMVDTFITGVSQDTWIFFPWDMALQYVEPFRGKD; encoded by the coding sequence ATGTCTGATCGTTTGCCCCATGAAAAAGGTTTCCATGTCAGCTGGGACCAGATGCATCGTGATTCCCGCGCCTTGGCATGGCGTCTGGACGGCAAAGGCCCCGGTGAAGGGGGCGCATGGAAAGCCATCGTTGCCATCACCCGTGGCGGCATGGCACCGGCGATGATCATTGCCCGTGAACTGGATGTGCGCACCGTCGATACAATCAGTGTCAAAAGCTATGATCATCAGGCCCAATCCTCGGCCGCAGTGTTGAAAAGCCCCGATCCAGACATGATGGGCGATGGCACCGGTATTCTGGTCATTGATGATCTGGTGGACAGTGGCAAAACGCTGGAACTGGTGCGGTCGCTTTATCCAAACGCACATTTCGCCACCGTTTATGCAAAACCCAAAGGCGAACCGATGGTTGATACATTCATTACCGGAGTGAGCCAGGATACGTGGATTTTCTTTCCTTGGGATATGGCGCTGCAATATGTCGAACCCTTTCGTGGCAAAGATTAA
- a CDS encoding divergent polysaccharide deacetylase family protein, which produces MAEQPAGSTPPETPLVNAPETGAISQETSVPEPIERETDITDVVATPNVNTPQANASAPMADTDPAQIPDVISIEGNLESPETGVSPDIEAQADAPVLPNPQSTAPQLPTNEDDLSISTLPAQPQAPAAPLETDFEVTEVAPPDEPADEPVIVAPDLPADDVEAAQDVTPPAAAPEEQPQVVAQEQAADQAPDQAPDRNQEEVQEPRQNANAGGIESVVENGVVVLRPGNTPDTEQDEPVQTSDAEADPDADPDAEQVVIIEDGPALVIHAADAGTVDGKPMMSVVLMDDGQVAEAVTALSTLPFPVTIAIDPTRDGAEAAMRAYRDAGMEVAVISNLPERASASDVAVNFEAAFATLPESVALIDVGEGGLPSDQGALRQAMSALAEDGRGFVSISRGLNTALREAERVDVPSVIVYRDLDGDGQDARVIRRFLDQAAFRTRQESGVVLLARVQPETISALILWGTANRAGQVALVPVSAILNPAE; this is translated from the coding sequence ATGGCGGAACAACCCGCAGGCAGTACACCGCCAGAAACACCTTTGGTAAATGCACCGGAAACGGGCGCGATTTCGCAGGAAACATCTGTGCCGGAACCGATTGAGCGCGAAACGGACATCACCGATGTGGTCGCCACGCCCAATGTGAACACCCCACAGGCCAATGCCAGCGCCCCAATGGCGGATACAGATCCGGCCCAAATACCGGATGTCATCAGCATCGAGGGCAATCTGGAATCCCCGGAAACGGGTGTTTCCCCTGACATCGAAGCCCAAGCAGATGCGCCGGTTTTGCCGAATCCCCAATCCACCGCCCCGCAATTGCCCACAAACGAAGATGACCTGAGCATTTCGACCCTTCCCGCGCAGCCACAAGCCCCTGCAGCGCCGCTTGAAACCGATTTTGAGGTGACCGAGGTTGCCCCGCCCGATGAGCCAGCGGATGAACCGGTGATCGTCGCCCCAGACCTACCTGCTGACGATGTTGAAGCCGCGCAGGATGTGACACCGCCCGCCGCGGCCCCAGAGGAACAGCCGCAGGTCGTTGCCCAAGAGCAGGCTGCAGATCAGGCCCCAGATCAGGCCCCGGACCGGAATCAAGAAGAGGTTCAGGAACCGCGCCAGAACGCAAATGCCGGTGGCATCGAATCTGTTGTTGAAAATGGCGTGGTTGTTTTGCGCCCTGGAAACACGCCAGACACAGAACAAGATGAACCGGTACAAACCAGCGACGCTGAGGCTGATCCTGACGCTGATCCTGACGCCGAACAGGTCGTCATCATAGAAGACGGCCCCGCCTTGGTCATTCATGCGGCGGATGCTGGCACTGTGGATGGCAAACCGATGATGTCCGTCGTTTTGATGGATGATGGCCAAGTAGCAGAAGCCGTCACCGCATTGTCTACACTGCCGTTTCCGGTGACGATTGCCATTGATCCAACCCGCGATGGGGCTGAGGCCGCGATGCGGGCCTACCGCGACGCGGGCATGGAAGTCGCCGTGATTTCGAACCTGCCTGAACGGGCCTCTGCGTCCGATGTGGCGGTGAATTTTGAGGCCGCTTTTGCGACCTTGCCGGAAAGTGTCGCGTTGATCGATGTCGGAGAAGGCGGGCTGCCGTCTGACCAAGGGGCATTGCGTCAGGCAATGTCTGCATTGGCCGAAGATGGGCGCGGATTTGTGTCCATTTCACGGGGGCTGAACACTGCATTGCGCGAAGCCGAGAGGGTCGATGTGCCCTCGGTGATCGTCTATCGGGATTTGGACGGTGATGGTCAGGATGCGCGGGTCATTCGCCGGTTTTTGGACCAAGCAGCGTTTCGCACCCGTCAAGAAAGCGGTGTGGTATTGTTGGCGCGTGTACAGCCAGAAACCATTTCGGCGCTGATCCTGTGGGGCACGGCCAATCGTGCGGGGCAGGTGGCTTTGGTGCCGGTCTCTGCGATTTTGAACCCCGCAGAATAA
- the trpE gene encoding anthranilate synthase component I — MITDFETFKRGYEAGENQVVYTRLAADLDTPVSLMLKLSGAGKDAFVLESVTGGEVRGRYSIVGMNPDLIWECRGEISRINRSARFDDAAFQDMEGSPLTTLRAVLAESKIDLPDGLPAAAAGLFGYLGYDTIRLVEHLPNVNPDPLGLPDALMLRPSVVAVLDGVKGDVILVAPAWAGSGQSAKAAYAQAAERVMDAQRALERPVPVDTRALSDCTDDPAEPVSNFTHQGYLQAVEKAKEYIRAGDIFQVVPAQRWTQDFAEPPFALYRSLRRTNPSPFMFYFNFGGFQVIGASPEILVRVFGREVTIRPIAGTRPRGATPEEDKALEADLLADKKELAEHLMLLDLGRNDTGKVSKIGTVKPTEEFIIERYSHVMHIVSNVVGELAEDQDALSAFFAGMPAGTVSGAPKVRAMEIIDELEPEKRGVYGGGVGYFSANGDMDMCIALRTAIVQNQKLYIQAGGGVVYDSDPEAEYQETVHKSNAIRKAAKDATRFRETGN; from the coding sequence ATGATCACAGATTTTGAGACGTTCAAACGCGGCTACGAAGCAGGCGAAAATCAGGTTGTTTACACCCGTTTGGCTGCAGATTTGGACACGCCGGTTTCCCTGATGTTGAAATTGTCCGGTGCGGGCAAAGATGCGTTTGTATTAGAAAGTGTGACCGGCGGTGAAGTGCGCGGGCGCTATTCGATTGTCGGCATGAACCCGGATTTGATCTGGGAATGTCGCGGGGAAATCAGCCGGATCAACCGGTCTGCCAGATTTGACGACGCCGCCTTTCAGGACATGGAAGGGTCGCCCTTAACGACGTTGCGCGCGGTTCTGGCCGAAAGCAAAATCGATCTGCCCGATGGATTGCCGGCCGCCGCCGCAGGGCTGTTTGGTTATCTCGGATATGACACGATCAGATTGGTTGAACATCTGCCAAACGTAAACCCAGACCCGCTGGGATTGCCGGATGCGCTGATGTTGCGCCCATCTGTTGTGGCCGTGCTGGATGGCGTCAAAGGGGACGTTATTCTGGTGGCGCCTGCTTGGGCTGGATCTGGCCAATCGGCCAAGGCCGCCTATGCGCAGGCCGCCGAACGGGTCATGGATGCCCAACGCGCCTTGGAACGTCCGGTTCCGGTTGATACCCGCGCCCTGTCTGATTGCACCGACGATCCCGCGGAACCTGTTTCGAATTTCACCCACCAAGGTTACCTGCAAGCCGTTGAAAAGGCCAAAGAATACATTCGTGCGGGGGATATTTTTCAGGTGGTTCCAGCCCAGCGTTGGACCCAGGACTTTGCCGAACCGCCATTTGCGCTTTATCGGTCGTTACGCCGCACCAACCCGTCGCCGTTTATGTTCTATTTCAATTTTGGCGGCTTTCAGGTTATCGGCGCCAGCCCAGAAATTCTGGTGCGGGTTTTTGGTCGCGAAGTAACCATTCGCCCGATTGCGGGCACACGCCCCCGTGGCGCCACCCCAGAAGAAGACAAAGCACTGGAAGCAGATCTGCTGGCAGACAAAAAAGAGCTGGCGGAACATTTGATGTTGCTGGATCTGGGCCGCAATGACACCGGCAAAGTGTCCAAAATTGGCACGGTCAAACCCACCGAAGAATTTATCATCGAACGCTACAGCCACGTCATGCATATCGTGTCCAATGTCGTCGGGGAATTGGCCGAAGACCAAGACGCCCTGAGCGCATTTTTCGCAGGCATGCCCGCTGGTACCGTGTCAGGCGCCCCCAAGGTGCGCGCGATGGAAATCATCGACGAATTAGAGCCTGAAAAGCGCGGCGTTTATGGCGGAGGTGTGGGATATTTCAGTGCCAATGGCGATATGGATATGTGCATCGCCCTGCGCACGGCCATTGTCCAGAACCAAAAACTTTACATTCAGGCAGGCGGCGGCGTTGTCTATGACAGTGACCCCGAAGCTGAGTACCAAGAGACCGTGCATAAATCCAACGCCATCCGCAAAGCGGCCAAAGATGCCACACGGTTCCGCGAAACTGGAAATTAA